The window TGCCTGTCAAcatagcacttgggaagtggaggcagcagGATTCGGAGCTcaaaggctagcctaggctactcagttaaaccctgtctcaaaaaaccaaccaacaaaaatcaGCTAACTCATACAGAGTGACGAAGCTGGTCTAGACTCCAGTCTCCAGAGCTCTTTCCGGTGCATGGGAACGGTCATGCCAGTGTGAAGGGCCGGACTTTCGTTCCCGTGTCTTCTGCAGGCCACTCTGTTTGATCCTCAGTTTCATGATGGCTCCTGTGTCTGTGAGCGGGTGGCCTCCATTGTAGATGGTGAGCAGAGTGGGGTTGGAGGGGACCAGGGCAGGGTGGGGCCATAAGGAGGGAAAAACATGGTTGAGCTCAGCTGATGGTTTGGAGTTGAAGACTGTGGCTTCTTAGAACCCTGGGCCTGTCTGTCTCCTTGAGGATGAAGCTGGAGTCAGAGCGGCTCCCGAGGGGCAGCTGCCCTCCTACCTAGCGCTCCCTTGCCACCCACAGTGTCCATGGACAGCGGGTCCCTGGTGTTATCGGCCATCGGCGACCTCCCCGGGGGCTCTAGCCCATCAGAAGACTCATGCCTGCTGGAACTCCAGGGCTCCGTGCGCTCCGTCGATTACGTGCTCTTCCGCTCCATCCAGCGCAGCCGAGCAGGCTACTGCCTTAGCCTGGACTGCGGCCTGCGGGGCCCCTTTGAAGACAGCCCCTTGCCACGGCGGCCCCCGCGGGCTGCCCGCTCCTATTCCTGCTCTGCCCCTGAGGCCCCACCCCCACTGGGTGCCCCCACCGCCGCGCGCAGCTGCCACCGGTTGGAGGGGTGGCCGCCCTGGGTGGGACCGTGCTTCCCCGAGCTGAGGCGCCGGGTCCCCAGAGGAGGCAGCCGCTCAGCCGCACCCCCTCCTGCCCGAGCCCCAACCCGACGCTTCAGCGACAGCTCAGGTTCCCTCACCCCACCCGGGCACCGGCCTCCTCACCGGACACCTCCTCCACCACTGCTGCTGCCGAGGTCTCACAGCGACCcaggcatcaccaccacctccagcgACACCGGTGAGCCACACACCCTCACCTGACTCAGGGAAGGGTGACCACTAAGATTGGGACCCGGGAGGTTCCTGGGTGGGGGGGACAAGAAGGTGACGCCCTCCTGCAGTGCCCTTCCTGGGTGCTCACCGCTGAGGGACAGAGAGGCCTCATGGCCAGCCAAGGAGGACTTGGTTCTTGAAACCATTTCTACAGCGCCTAAGCCTGGGCTGCACGACCACTCCGTTGTAGCAGCAGATCAACCCGAAATAGTTCAGggtcacacagcaagtgctcCGGATCCCATCTGGGGACCCCAGACAGAGCTGGGGGGGGGCGGGCACAGCAGTGAAGGACAGCACTGGCGAGCCCATCTCCCTAGATGTGCCATCTAGTGGGCAGAAATGATTGCCCCTCGAATGGTGGTGCAATGCAGAACCAGGGAAGTCCCACTGAGCCTGGGCTCTCTCGGGATGGTGGGGCgtgggtgggaggagaggtgTGTCCATGTAGCACTCACACggtcctttttttctctccccagCTGACTTCAGGGACCTTTATACCAAAGTGCTTGAGGAAGaagctgcctctgtctcctctgcaGACACAGGTCAGGCGTGTGGCAGGCAGCTGGAGGGTGCGGCCGCCGTGTGCCCTGCACACATTCCCcgctttctcttcctctgcaggGCTCTGCTCTGAAGCCTGCCTTTTCCGCCTAGCCCGCTGCCCTTCCCCCAAGTTGCTACGTGCCCGCTCGGCCGAGAAACGCCGCCCAGTGCCCACCTTCCAGAAGGTCCCCCTGCCTTCAGGTCCTGCACCTGCCCACTCTCTAGGGGACCTGAAAGGAAGCTGGCCAGGCCGAGGCCTGGTCACTCGTTTCCTCCAGCTGTCCAGGAAGTCCCCGGATCCCGCGGGGACTGCA is drawn from Onychomys torridus chromosome 6, mOncTor1.1, whole genome shotgun sequence and contains these coding sequences:
- the Fam189b gene encoding protein FAM189B isoform X4 — translated: MHKGPDPLPHPASITYNGSMDSPVPLYPTDCPPSYEAVMGLRRDSQATLFDPQFHDGSCVCERVASIVDVSMDSGSLVLSAIGDLPGGSSPSEDSCLLELQGSVRSVDYVLFRSIQRSRAGYCLSLDCGLRGPFEDSPLPRRPPRAARSYSCSAPEAPPPLGAPTAARSCHRLEGWPPWVGPCFPELRRRVPRGGSRSAAPPPARAPTRRFSDSSGSLTPPGHRPPHRTPPPPLLLPRSHSDPGITTTSSDTADFRDLYTKVLEEEAASVSSADTGLCSEACLFRLARCPSPKLLRARSAEKRRPVPTFQKVPLPSGPAPAHSLGDLKGSWPGRGLVTRFLQLSRKSPDPAGTAAHGHKQVRRNPWGRPGRESLHLRSCGDLSSGSSLRRLLSGRRLEQGVRPHSLSLNGGSRETGF
- the Fam189b gene encoding protein FAM189B isoform X5 codes for the protein MDSGSLVLSAIGDLPGGSSPSEDSCLLELQGSVRSVDYVLFRSIQRSRAGYCLSLDCGLRGPFEDSPLPRRPPRAARSYSCSAPEAPPPLGAPTAARSCHRLEGWPPWVGPCFPELRRRVPRGGSRSAAPPPARAPTRRFSDSSGSLTPPGHRPPHRTPPPPLLLPRSHSDPGITTTSSDTADFRDLYTKVLEEEAASVSSADTGLCSEACLFRLARCPSPKLLRARSAEKRRPVPTFQKVPLPSGPAPAHSLGDLKGSWPGRGLVTRFLQLSRKSPDPAGTAAHGHKQVRRNPWGRPGRESLHLRSCGDLSSGSSLRRLLSGRRLEQGVRPHSLSLNGGSRETGF